Proteins encoded together in one Riemerella anatipestifer window:
- a CDS encoding acetyl-CoA C-acyltransferase: MKEVFIVSAVRTPMGSFLGSLSNVPAPQLGATAIKGALAKINLDPKEVQEVYMGNVLQAGEGQAPARQAALGAGLSKETPCTTINKVCASGMKAVMMATQAIKAGDADVVVAGGMENMSLVPHYYNARQAVKLGDVKMQDGMVLDGLTDVYNKVHMGVCAEKCASEYGFSREAQDKFAVQSYQRAANAWKEGKFSDEIVPVEIPQRKGEPILFTEDEEYKNVNFDRIPTLPTVFQRENGTVTAANASTLNDGASALILMSKEKMEELGLKPLAKIIGYADAAQEPEWFTTAPAKALPKALDKAGVSLSEVDFFEFNEAFSVVGLANNKILGLDESKVNVNGGAVALGHSLGSSGSRILVTLINVLKQNNGKIGAAAICNGGGGASALVIENC; encoded by the coding sequence ATGAAAGAAGTATTTATAGTATCGGCAGTAAGAACACCGATGGGAAGTTTTTTAGGTTCGTTATCTAATGTACCAGCACCACAATTGGGAGCAACAGCTATTAAGGGAGCTTTAGCTAAAATAAATCTAGACCCTAAAGAAGTTCAGGAAGTTTATATGGGGAATGTATTGCAAGCGGGAGAGGGACAAGCACCTGCTAGGCAAGCGGCTTTGGGGGCAGGGCTTTCTAAAGAAACACCGTGTACTACTATCAATAAAGTTTGTGCTTCTGGTATGAAAGCCGTGATGATGGCAACACAAGCGATAAAAGCGGGAGATGCTGATGTGGTCGTAGCAGGAGGTATGGAGAATATGAGTTTGGTGCCTCACTATTATAATGCTAGACAAGCCGTAAAGTTAGGTGATGTAAAAATGCAGGACGGAATGGTTCTGGACGGACTTACCGATGTATATAACAAAGTGCATATGGGCGTATGTGCCGAGAAATGTGCTTCGGAGTATGGATTTTCTAGGGAGGCTCAAGATAAATTTGCGGTACAATCTTACCAAAGAGCAGCCAATGCTTGGAAAGAAGGTAAGTTTTCAGATGAAATAGTACCAGTGGAAATTCCACAAAGAAAGGGAGAACCAATTCTCTTTACCGAAGACGAAGAGTATAAAAATGTGAACTTTGATAGGATACCTACCTTGCCAACGGTATTCCAAAGAGAAAATGGCACCGTAACAGCAGCTAATGCTTCTACACTTAATGATGGTGCTTCTGCTCTTATTTTAATGTCCAAAGAAAAAATGGAAGAACTAGGATTAAAGCCTTTGGCTAAAATTATAGGTTATGCAGATGCTGCACAAGAGCCAGAATGGTTTACAACAGCACCAGCTAAAGCCTTACCAAAAGCCTTAGACAAAGCAGGGGTTAGTCTGTCTGAGGTAGATTTTTTTGAATTCAACGAAGCGTTTTCTGTGGTAGGTTTGGCAAATAATAAAATTCTTGGTTTAGACGAATCTAAGGTTAATGTAAATGGGGGAGCAGTGGCATTAGGACACTCTCTAGGAAGTTCGGGTTCTAGAATTTTGGTTACACTTATCAATGTACTTAAGCAGAATAATGGTAAAATAGGAGCTGCGGCTATCTGTAACGGAGGCGGCGGTGCTTCTGCTCTAGTGATAGAGAATTGCTAG
- a CDS encoding IS982-like element ISRa1 family transposase yields MNNIEQIYERILEVLGLFSENQLISYQRRTPKMSDLEVISLNITAEYLSIDSELQLFRKLPNSLINKIERSVYNKRKRRLSLQTEQIRQRISMEFNEFEDIFIVDSMPMKVCENARSTRSKICKEQSYSSPTYGYCASQKLYFYGYKLHAVCSLNGVIKNFDISPASVHDIHYLKDSGEQMRNCTLIGDRGYLSAKVQIDLFNYANIKLDTPMRSNQKDYIPQFSLYKKKRKRIETFFSQLCDQFMIKRNYAKTFEGFKTRIISKITAATVIQYINKFIFQRKLNHLKISII; encoded by the coding sequence ATGAACAACATAGAGCAAATATATGAAAGAATTTTGGAAGTTTTAGGACTTTTTTCAGAAAATCAACTGATTAGTTATCAGAGAAGAACACCTAAAATGAGCGATTTAGAAGTCATAAGTCTTAATATTACTGCTGAATACTTGAGTATTGATAGCGAATTACAGTTATTTAGAAAATTGCCAAACTCTCTGATAAACAAAATTGAAAGAAGTGTTTACAATAAGCGAAAACGAAGACTATCCCTACAAACAGAGCAAATTAGACAGCGTATTTCGATGGAGTTCAATGAGTTTGAAGATATTTTTATCGTTGATAGCATGCCAATGAAAGTTTGTGAAAACGCTCGTTCTACTCGTTCAAAAATTTGTAAAGAGCAATCCTATTCTTCACCAACATATGGTTATTGTGCTTCACAGAAATTATATTTCTATGGCTATAAACTACACGCAGTATGTTCTTTAAATGGTGTGATTAAGAATTTTGATATAAGCCCTGCATCCGTTCACGACATCCACTATTTAAAAGATAGTGGTGAGCAAATGCGAAACTGTACTTTAATTGGAGATAGAGGCTATTTATCAGCAAAAGTTCAAATAGATTTATTTAACTATGCTAATATTAAATTAGATACACCAATGAGAAGTAATCAGAAAGATTATATTCCTCAATTTTCATTGTACAAGAAAAAGCGAAAACGAATTGAGACATTTTTCTCTCAACTTTGCGACCAATTTATGATTAAAAGAAACTATGCTAAAACTTTTGAAGGCTTTAAAACAAGGATAATCAGTAAAATAACCGCCGCAACGGTTATTCAATATATCAATAAATTTATCTTCCAAAGAAAATTAAATCATCTAAAAATCAGTATTATTTAA